From Odontesthes bonariensis isolate fOdoBon6 chromosome 21, fOdoBon6.hap1, whole genome shotgun sequence, a single genomic window includes:
- the LOC142371034 gene encoding phosphoinositide 3-kinase regulatory subunit 5-like, whose amino-acid sequence MMEQSSCTEDRIEHVLERCLCHLGLDTPDKELWNAGLCISRWCLEELVKRDPHHFLILLQKILLKTKEVLEQCQYELVVPLTLMFSSALLGTPYVDPDCGVLQEACLLFHRFLSWPEPCSSACKRLLNIIQQELRAPGISFQRMVRTEQAVSHDIHCSKTIMVLMLSPDDEDPPEVQSASVQLSTSHHSSSDIRTTLILHSFQAALGNKHDRQALHTALQRKQSEELQQLLEAITDSMEMATSTADHRTAREGLLGRMERLRESLGVPGPAEGCTVTGGVETFTLPLPKCHTCSWDNDNFDVLKEILAIDSDLDSPPECFFKTGMDEDDNDTSVDEEDELEKVDHDFQSHRISTVSSSSRDSAFSSMSLSSSWSVPSGSSGVESDFSEDIAHEDTEEGKDGLTKPRKKPKKKSKSLLNIERFSLHFKTPRSPSTCRRAQSMGFHGDVSKDSKSISRQARPRHVSTTPLDPLSPQRHVCIFRRPILSCDEGNVAEGPTLVKVVVFGGDREAGRLARAYSDLQQKETKCPQLTRMCKLQFYFVPAKRRSGSPGGGHTPTEGQTGSLSKTANSVDSNGTAEDSTTDIAQMLGAMDPWYDRNVLSLLSLSSDVLCQAPRKDEDFSMNSGNSEHLPLLADLVLYYCRNADQPVLVQLYQAELTLVGGEKRREVFIHSLELGHTAGIRAVKAMGAASKRFGIDEEREAVPLNLRVAYNKVAVSGRSQWIQKEIACTSINLSKACMKPEQLDSKESLQMAMTEVLKRQCSKSKKCYNQHISISEVKVDNVQVIGGDEGTTFAVCLDQDEKKFIQSVTRCDVSLCCKPGSSSDWRSYKALPGQIRPLHPAYCSLLCLPITSFSASCP is encoded by the exons ATGATGGAGCAGAGTTCGTGCACGGAGGATCGTATCGAGCATGTCCTCGAGCGTTGCCTCTGTCACCTGGGTCTCGACACTCCTGACAAAGAGCTCTGGAACG CTGGACTGTGCATAAGCCGCTGGTGTTTGGAGGAACTCGTGAAGAGAGATCCCCATCACTTCCTCATCCTTCTTCaaaaaatattgttgaaaaccAAAGAG GTGCTGGAGCAGTGTCAGTATGAGCTGGTGGTTCCCCTCACTCTCATGTTCTCTTCAGCTCTTCTTGGA ACTCCTTATGTGGATCCAGACTGCGGTGTGCTGCAGGAGGCCTGCCTGTTGTTCCATAGGTTCCTCTCCTGGCCTGAGCCCTGCAGCTCTGCCTGCAAACGCCTGTTAAATATCATCCAGCAGGAGCTCCGGGCACCAG GCATTTCTTTTCAACGCATGGTAAGGACAGAGCAGGCCGTTTCCCATGACATTCACTGCTCTAAAACCAT AATGGTGCTGATGCTGAGCCCAGATGATGAGGACCCCCCGGAGGTCCAGTCGGCCTCTGTGCAGCTGAGCACCTCCCACCACTCCAGCAGCGACATCAGAACCACTCTGATCCTGCACAGCTTTCAGGCTGCTCTGGGCAACAAGCACGACCGGCAGGCACTTCACACGGCCCTGCAG AGAAAGCAGTCAGAAGAACTACAGCAGCTCCTGGAGGCGATAACAGACAGCATGGAGATGGCAACCTCGACAGCAGATCACAGGACGGCTAGAGAGGGTCTACTCGGCAGAATGGAGAGGCTCAGAGAAAGCCTCGGTGTTCCTGGTCCTGCTGAGGGCTGCACGGTGACTG GAGGTGTGGAGACTTTCACGCTGCCCCTCCCCAAATGTCACACATGTTCATGGGACAACGATAACTTCG ATGTTCTGAAAGAGATTCTTGCAATCGATTCCGACCTGGATTCTCCTCCAGAGTGTTTCTTCAAAACAGGAATGGATGAGGATGACAATGACACCAGTGTGGATGAGGAGGATGAGTTGGAGAAAGTGGATCATGACTTTCAAAGCCATCGCATCTCCACTGTGTCTTCCTCTTCGAGGGACTCTGCCTTTTCCAGCATGTCTCTCTCTTCCAGCTGGTCTGTGCCATCCGGCTCATCGGGTGTGGAGAGTGACTTCAGTGAGGACATAGCCCACGAGGACACAGAGGAAGGCAAAGACGGCCTAACAAAACCCAGAAAGAAACCCAAGAAGAAGTCCAAATCCCTCTTGAATATAGAGCGCTTCTCCTTGCATTTCAAGACTCCTCGCAGTCCGAGCACATGCCGCCGTGCCCAGAGCATGGGCTTCCACGGTGATGTCAGCAAAGACTCCAAGTCCATCTCAAGACAGGCTCGTCCCCGGCACGTGTCCACCACTCCCTTAGATCCTCTCTCCCCCCAGAGGCACGTGTGCATCTTCAGGAGGCCGATCCTGAGCTGCGACGAGGGAAATGTGGCAGAAGGGCCGACCCTGGTTAAAGTGGTGGTGTTCGGAGGGGACAGAGAGGCTGGAAGGCTGGCCAGAGCCTACAGTGACCTGCAGCAGAAAGAGACTAAATGCCCACAACTCACCAGGATGTGCAAACTGCAGTTTTACTTTGTTCCGGCCAAAAGGAGAAGTGGAAGTCCAGGAGGGGGACACACGCCAACAGAAGGGCAGACAGGAAGTTTAAGCAAAACTGCCAACTCTGTG GACTCAAATGGCACAGCGGAGGACAGCACCACAGATATAGCCCAGATGTTGGGCGCAATGGATCCCTGGTACGATCGCAACGTCCTCAGCCTGCTCAGCTTGTCCTCTGACGTGCTCTGTCAG GCTCCCCGAAAGGACGAAGATTTCTCAATGAATTCTGGGAACTCGGAGCATCTCCCCCTGCTGGCCGACTTGGTGCTTTATTATTGCAGAAATGCAGACCAGCCGGTTCTGGTGCAGCTCTACCAGGCTGAG CTGACCCTGGTTGGGGGAGAAAAGAGAAGGGAAGTGTTTATTCATTCTTTGGAGCTCGGACACACAGCTGGAATCAGAGCTGTTAAGGCCATGG GGGCTGCCAGCAAAAGGTTTGGAATTGATGAAGAGCGGGAGGCTGTCCCTTTAAACCTGAGAGTTGCATACAACAAG GTTGCTGTGAGCGGGAGGAGTCAGTGGATCCAGAAAGAGATAGCCTGCACATCGATTAATCTTTCCAAAGCATGCATGAAACCTGAGCAGCTCG ATTCAAAAGAGAGCTTGCAGATGGCAATGACAGAGGTCCTGAAGCGGCAGTGCTCCAAGTCTAAAAAGTGCTACAACCAG CACATCTCGATATCAGAGGTGAAGGTGGATAACGTGCAGGTGATTGGCGGAGACGAGGGAACAACCTTTGCTGTTTGTCTGGATCAGGACGAAAAGAAGTTCATTCAAAGTGTCACCAG GTGTGACGTGTCTCTGTGCTGCAAACCAGGAAGCAGTTCGGACTGGAGGTCGTACAAAGCGTTGCCGGGCCAAATCCGGCCTCTGCACCCGGCTTACTGCTCTCTGCTCTGTCTTCCCATTACCTCTTTCTCTGCCTCGTGTCCATGA
- the mfsd6l gene encoding major facilitator superfamily domain-containing protein 6-like, producing the protein MKRTKQIDVKRALALAGTFSFLRSCSKACLLPFLTLFFRQLGLSPAMTGVVMGAKHLVTLLWSPVASLLAKHYNKRRVVINCSLVFSAAVSLFLLLLPPTDVPGARAGTCNASDITLQSVGPTQSLRDGLLATAAAPEASSAGTHPKPPFASASTDVKAAPAVTNSPPVHRNVTDGKASVVLSSSVGGSKMNASIVSSTSSSFATPARNKRSEFMPRVEELRGFGFLGSLKDMDIKKQLFFMILIIVSVWECASAPLEWTADDGLYEYLDSADASDRHSSTEVWALLGAACGVGGTGLLVSHLSCLIAAHTYRTAVHFYSYAGLAVLALPVAAYLPLYLNKKRDRANGLLKATQLVHGSPSARLCTLTILLVGAGGSAVSNFLLWQMQDHGSSELHMGLTLSLALLSQAAYPLLSGRVSKLLSPGRVLAVGAASLGLQCFYYSFLSGAWAALPAQVLCCFSSGALWWAVKSQCEDVATPGAERSVSRVYSLSLGMGSALGSFAGGFVVQRFGLAWLYRGVAVALMAWCVCLPLLQWRIPHQRRINYSRLLAADASEASDSESEQERDWLDKAMADDCSKNSNERRTSLSKPTNSTLW; encoded by the coding sequence ATGAAGAGAACCAAACAGATCGACGTCAAGCGTGCCCTCGCCCTCGCGGGCACCTTCAGCTTCCTGCGCTCCTGCTCCAAAGCCTGCCTCCTGCCCTTCCTCACCCTCTTCTTCAGACAGCTGGGCCTGTCTCCTGCGATGACGGGCGTCGTGATGGGTGCCAAGCATTTGGTCACGCTGCTGTGGAGCCCCGTGGCCAGTCTGCTCGCCAAACACTACAACAAGAGGCGCGTGGTGATAAACTGCTCTCTCGTGTTTTCTGCTGCTGTCTCTCTGTTCCTGCTGCTTCTCCCACCCACAGATGTGCCTGGTGCACGCGCCGGCACCTGCAACGCCTCAGATATTACGCTTCAGAGTGTCGGTCCGACCCAAAGTCTGCGTGATGGCCTGCTGGCGACTGCTGCTGCGCCTGAGGCATCATCAGCTGGGACGCACCCAAAACCCCCTTTCGCCTCTGCTTCCACTGATGTAAAAGCTGCTCCTGCTGTGACCAACAGCCCCCCGGTTCATCGAAATGTCACAGATGGGAAGGCATCGGTGGTGCTCAGCAGCAGTGTTGGAGGATCAAAGATGAACGCATCGATTGTTTCTTCCACCAGCAGCTCTTTCGCGACTCCAGCGAGAAACAAGAGGTCTGAGTTCATGCCACGTGTGGAGGAGTTGAGAGGCTTTGGTTTCCTGGGCAGCCTGAAGGACATGGACATTAAAAAGCAACTTTTTTTCATGATACTAATCATCGTGTCGGTGTGGGAGTGTGCCTCAGCGCCCCTGGAGTGGACGGCAGATGACGGCCTGTATGAGTACCTGGACTCTGCGGACGCCTCGGACCGTCACAGCAGCACAGAGGTGTGGGCTTTACTCGGAGCAGCGTGCGGGGTCGGAGGAACCGGCTTGCTCGTGAGCCACTTGAGCTGCCTCATAGCGGCTCACACCTACAGGACAGCTGTGCATTTCTACAGCTACGCCGGCCTGGCAGTGCTGGCCCTGCCCGTGGCCGCCTACCTCCCTCTCTACCTGAACAAGAAGCGAGACAGAGCCAACGGGCTCCTGAAGGCCACACAGTTGGTCCATGGCTCCCCAAGCGCCCGGCTCTGCACGCTCACCATCCTCCTGGTTGGAGCGGGAGGCTCGGCCGTGAGTAACTTCCTCCTGTGGCAGATGCAGGACCACGGGAGCAGCGAGCTGCACATGGGACTGACTCTATCCCTGGCTCTGCTCTCACAGGCCGCCTACCCCCTTCTCTCTGGCCGAGTTTCTAAACTCCTCAGCCCGGGGAGAGTGCTCGCAGTTGGGGCTGCAAGTCTGGGGTTGCAGTGCTTCTACTACTCCTTCCTCTCGGGGGCCTGGGCTGCCCTCCCCGCGCAGGTGCTCTGCTGTTTCAGCAGCGGGGCCCTCTGGTGGGCCGTGAAAAGCCAGTGTGAGGATGTCGCCACACCAGGAGCCGAGAGGAGTGTGAGCAGGGTCTACTCTCTGTCTCTGGGAATGGGAAGCGCGCTGGGGAGCTTTGCGGGAGGCTTTGTGGTGCAGAGGTTCGGGCTGGCGTGGCTTTACAGAGGAGTGGCCGTGGCCCTGATGGCGTGGTGTGTGTGCCTGCCTCTGCTCCAGTGGAGAATCCCTCACCAGCGCAGGATTAACTACTCCCGCCTTTTGGCTGCCGATGCAAGTGAAGCAAGTGACTCTGAGTCTGAGCAGGAGAGAGACTGGCTCGATAAAGCAATGGCAGACGACTGCAGTAAAAACAGCAACGAAAGGAGAACAAGTCTCTCAAAACCAACTAATTCCACACTGTGGTAA